CCCGTGATGGGGGTACACGACAGTCTCGCCAACAGTGAAAGCCATCTGCTCACATCCCCTTCCGCGGCGGCCAGGTTACCACGGCGAGAGGGCCCCTCCGGGCCCGTCCACGAGCATCGTCGCAGGTCAGGGGCTCGCGGAGGGCCGCATCCGTCCTCCCAGGGCCTTGACAGGAAGACCGGGCGCATGCTGCGACGGGTGCCGCGGGACACCGCTCCGGCCCCTCCGGCGGGTCTCCCCGCCCGCCCCCCGGGCCCCTCCCAGACCTCTCCCCGCCCCCTCCGCGCCGACCGCGGCGGCCGGCCAGGGCGGGGCCCGGGGCCCTGCGGCAGAGCCGCCCTCGGCCCCCGCCACGACGGGCCGGGGCCCACGGGGCCCGGCGGGGCGGCCGCGGCTACGCTGCCCCCGACGTCCGCGCCGACCGCCCGGCCGCGACGGACCGACGACCGAGGAGACACCCGTGCCCCTTCCCCGCCCCGCGGCGCCCCGCGCCGCCGTCCGGTCGGGCGCCGCCCTCCTGGCCGCCGGCGCCCTCGCGCTGACGACCGGCTGCGCGGTCTCCCCCGTCGTCAACCAGTTCTCCACCGAGCTGCAGTACGCGCCGTCCGACGGCGTCTCGGCGTCGGTCGTCCTCCAGGAGACGACGACCGAGCAGGTCCAGCAGCGCCTGCTCGCCCGCAACCTCCTCCTGCTCGGCGCGGGCGAGGACCAGGCCGCCGCGCTCTACGGCGTCCTCGTCAACGAGTCGCTCGAGGAGGTCTCGGCCGTCATCAGCGGGCCGGGCGGGCTCTTCGCCGAGGTCGTCGTGCCCCCGCGCAGCAGCGTCCCGCTCACCGAGGTCCCCGAGGAGACGCTCGGCGTCCCGCCGCTCGAGGCCCCCGAGGGCGCGGAGACGACCGGCACCCTCGTCGCCGACCCGGTCGGCCACCAGCCGGGCACGCTGGCCGAGGTCACGATCGCCGTCGGCGACGAGGCGCTCGAGGTCTCGGTCCCGCTCCTCGACGCGACGCTGCCGGAGTACGACGGGCTGCTGCCCGCCGAGGACGCCTGACCGCCCGCACGTCGCAGGACGGCCCCCGACCTGCCGGTCGGGGGCCGTCCTGCGTCCGGGGCCGTCCCGCACCGGTCGAGCCGGTCGCGCGGCCGAGGACCTCAGGCCGTGGCCGGTGCCGCGACGTCGAACATCCAGCTGACGCCCCACCGGTCGGTGAGGGTGCCGAACCGGGTGCCCCACGGCGACGGCGACAGGTCCTGGTGGACCTCGGCCCCCTCGGAGAGCACCTCCCACGCCGCCTCGAGCATCGGGCCGTCGTCGCCCCACACGGCCAGGCCGCCCGCCGGGGGGCGCTGCTCCTCGGGCATGCCCGGCGGGTAGTCCGAGACCATGAGGACGCCGACGACCTCGCTGCGGAGCATCGCGTTGGCCACGAGGTCGGCGCTCGCGGGGTCGGGCATGCCGATCTGCCCGTAGGTCGTCACCTCGGGCTCGGAGCCGCGCAGCGCGCGGCGGTAGGTCTCCAGCGCCTCGCGGACGTCGCCGCGGGGGTACAGGTACGGGCTGATCTCGACGGCCACGGGGCCTCCTCGTCCGGGGGCGGTGCTCCGCCCGCTGCGTGCGGGCGGCCCCTCGCCGCCCGCTGCCCCTACCGACCGGCGACGGGCGGGGAACTCATCGGTGGCGCTCCTCCCCCGACGGTCACCCCGTCGGGTCGGGTCGCCGGGCCGGGCGGGCTCAGCCCTCGAGCTTGTAGCCGAGCCCCCGCACGGTGACGAGGCGCGTCGGGCTGGCCGGGTCGTCCTCGATCTTGGCGCGCAGCCGCTTGACGTGGACGTCGAGCGTCTTCGTGTCGCCGACGTAGTCGGCGCCCCACACCCGGTCGATGAGCTGGCCGCGGGTCAGCACCCGGCCGGCGTTGCGCAGCAGCACCTCGAGGAGCTCGAACTCCTTGAGCGGCAGGGACAGCGGCTCGCCGCCGAGGGTGACGACGTGGCGCTCGACGTCCATCCGCACGGGGCCGGCGGCGAGGGCGGCCGGGTCCTCGCCCTCGTCGACCTCGCCGCCCCGGCGCAGCACGGCGCGGATGCGGGCGAGGAGCTCGCGCGAGGAGTACGGCTTCGTCACGTAGTCGTCGGCGCCCAGCTCGAGGCCCACGACGACGTCCACCTCGCTGTCCTTGGCCGTCACCATGATGACGGGGACGGCGCTGCGGGCGCGGAGCTGGCGGCAGACCTCGGTGCCGGGCAGCCCGGGGAGCATGAGGTCGAGCAGGACGAGGTCGGCCCCGGCGCGGTCGAACTCGGCGAGGGCGGCGGGGCCGTCGGCGGCCACCGCGACCTCGTAGCCCTCGCGCCCCAGCTGGTAGGCCAGCGGGTCGCTGAGGGACTCCTCGTCCTCGACGAGCAGGATGCGGGTCACGGGCGCTCCTCGGCGTCTGCGGGCCGGCCGCCTCGTGCGGCGCGGCCCCTCGGTGCGGTGGTCGGGCGGGTCTGGCGGTCCTGAGGTCCTGGGGTGCTGCGGGTGACGAGCCGGGTCAGCCCGCGGCGCGGGGCTCGGCGGCGGGGGCGGCGACGTCGTCGGCGGCCCGGCGCAGCGGGAGGCGGAGCGTGAAGGTCGACCCCTCGCCGGGGCGGCTCCACAGCCCCACGTCGCCGCCGTGGTTGGCCGCGACGTGCTTGACGATGGACAGGCCGAGGCCCGTGCCGCCCGTGGCCCGCGAGCGGGCCGGGTCGAGGCGGTAGAAGCGCTCGAAGACGCGGTCGGCCTCCGCCTCGGGGATGCCGATGCCCTGGTCGCGGACGACGACCTCCACCCGCTCGCCGACGACGGAGACGACGACGGCGACGCGCGTGCCGGGGTCGGAGTAGTGCACGCCGTTGTCGACGAGGTTGCGCACCGCCGTGACGACGAGCTCACGGTCGCCCCAGACCTGGGCGGGC
This sequence is a window from Pseudokineococcus lusitanus. Protein-coding genes within it:
- a CDS encoding VOC family protein gives rise to the protein MAVEISPYLYPRGDVREALETYRRALRGSEPEVTTYGQIGMPDPASADLVANAMLRSEVVGVLMVSDYPPGMPEEQRPPAGGLAVWGDDGPMLEAAWEVLSEGAEVHQDLSPSPWGTRFGTLTDRWGVSWMFDVAAPATA
- a CDS encoding response regulator transcription factor — its product is MTRILLVEDEESLSDPLAYQLGREGYEVAVAADGPAALAEFDRAGADLVLLDLMLPGLPGTEVCRQLRARSAVPVIMVTAKDSEVDVVVGLELGADDYVTKPYSSRELLARIRAVLRRGGEVDEGEDPAALAAGPVRMDVERHVVTLGGEPLSLPLKEFELLEVLLRNAGRVLTRGQLIDRVWGADYVGDTKTLDVHVKRLRAKIEDDPASPTRLVTVRGLGYKLEG